The Rufibacter sp. DG15C region TGGGTCTGGTTCTGTTAAGCGCCGCAGCTAATATTTTGTTTTTGGCCTGTTTTCTGGAGATTAACCCGAAAACGCCTCGGCCTTGCGCCCGTTTACTCAGGACTAGAATCTGATAGGCGGGCGTTTCTATTTCCTTATAGTCTACGTTATCCACACCTAAACAAAGTTATTAGGAACGGGAAAGCCCTTCGTTTTTAGCCTGTTTTGATGGAAACAGGCTAAAAACGAAGGGCTTTCTCTTTTGTTATTCTATTGTAGGTTCCTGCCTCTGTACAACAAGAAGCCTACGTGACCAAACACAGACCAGCGGTGGGCGTCATTGTCATAGTGGATAAAGTGCAGGGCGGCAGGGCCAATGGGCAATTGCATTATGATACCCGTGCTAGCCGTCAAGTAAGGTCTGCTGAAGCTATTCTTCCGGAGGGCCATCTGTTCTGGGCCTTCCTGCAAAGGTTGATGGATGACGTGGGTAAAGGCCTCGGTGCGCCATTCAAACTTGGTCAGGAAATTTCTAGAGAACCTAAGGCCCACCGCCCCATAGCGCGTAGCCCGGTAGTTGTCTAAAAACAGCGTACGAGAATCTGGCAACGGCAAGAACGTAGGCGCACTGGTCAAAGAAGACCTAAAGTTAGAGAACCGGCCCTGCGTGCTCACCATTCCTTCGGCAAAGTACCCCCAGCTGCTTTTGCGGTTCTCAGATTCATAATAGCCCTCATAGGTGGCAGAGAATTGTAGCCATTTGTGGTCTTCCTCGCGACCTTCCAGCATAAGGGAGGTAGAACCCGGTCTGTACAACTCTGTGGCTTGCACGGCCCTTAAGCCCAGTACCGCGCGGTGGCCCTTGGTGGAATACATTTTTCTGTTTAAGGAATTGCGCTCAAACCTAAAGGCTGTGGTGAGTCCGCTTAAATCGGTTTCGTCTAGTTTGTCATCAGAAGAAACGTCCTCAATGTTGGCGTATTCATCCTCATTGGAGAACCAGGCGCCGTCAACCACAAACCTGCCTCTAAAATTATGACTGAGTCCGGCTTGCAAGCCCACCTTGAAATCGCGCTGCCTTACCTGGGTGCTGGCGGCTTCCCGGTCAAAGATGGAACTGGTGTTTTGGTAATTTAAACTGCTATACAGCACAGATGGCTCTATGTAGAAAGGCAGCTTAGACGGTACGTTGACCCTAAATCCAAACTGGCCAGCCGTGTAAAACCGACCAACGTTGGCGTTCATGCCCACGGTGTACAAGAGCTTGGTCAAGTGGCGGTACTCAATGCCCATGTACAAGTTATCCACAGGCCTGGTGCTGAAAACCGCGCCTACCTCGGCGGTGGCGTTGTTGCTCTGCTGCGCGTCTACACTCAAAACATAGCCTTTGGTGGCCGGGTCAAACTGAATGCGCGGGTAGATGCCTCTAAAGAAATCATTGGCCGCCAAGCGGTAATAGCCTTCCTCAATCTCATCTATGGTGTAGTGGTCACCCTTCTTCCGGAAGAACTTGCGCACATACTCATTCTGATTTTCCTTAAGGCCAGATACGCGCACGCGGTCAAAGCGGGTAGGAGGCGCATTCTTCTGGAAGGCGGCTCTTCGCTTGACCAGATCCACGGTGTCTACTCTGCGGTTGATGCGCTGTTTTACTAGATCTAGTTTGGCCTCGGTGGCTTGCGTACCCAGGTCAATGAGTTCTTTCACCTTGGCGAAGTCTGTGGTGCCGTATCCTTCCAAATCTGGCTGAATGAGAATCCCATTTTTACCTACTGCTAAAGTATCTGCCACGTCAAAACTCAGGAAGACCAAGGACGTGCCCAGGATTTCGTCATCCTTCTCATGCGGATACTTTTTGAAAGAGACATCTCCCACGTTCACCCCAATAATGACATCTGGCTTAAACTCTGAGCGCATCACGTCTGTAGGAAAATTGTTGAACAATCCGCCGTCAAACAGATACCGCCCGTCTGACTGCCTGATGGGTCTGAACGCCAGGGGCACTGCCATGGAGTTACGCACAGCATCTGCCAAAGAGCCTTTGCGCTGAACAATCTGCTGGCGGGTAAAAATCTCAGCGGTCAAAGCCCTGAACGGTACAAAAAGCTGGTCAAAGTCATAGTTGGCAATGGCCCCGCCCGCGGCCAGCGTAGAAGCCAAGGCGTAGTTCAGGTTCACGTCACTGATAAGGCCGCCGGTGGTCTGTACTTTCAAGCTGGATTTGAGGGTAAGCGGCAACCTAAGCGCCGCCGGTGACGGGTCTAAGCTGAAGTAGTTGAAGGCGCGGTCCTCCAGTTGCTTGCCAGACACCCAGTATTGGAACTTAGGCGACAGCACCAGGTCTTCAATGTCTTGCGGCGAGTACCCCGCGGCATATAGAGAGCCCACTACGGCACCCATGCTGGTACCCACAATGTAATCAATGGGAATCTGGTTTTTCTCCAGCACCTTAAGGACGCCCACGTGGGCCAGACCTTTGGCGCCGCCCCCGCTTAAGACCAACCCCACTTTTTGGGCAGAACTGTTTTGTAGTCCCACCCCCAACAGGAGAAGCAACAGGCAAGAGAAGAAGTAAGAACGATGCATAAATATGTTTCTATAGCGTAGGAGAGTGATGATGGCTTTGGAACGAGTGCGTTTAGGCTTTACAGCCCGTTCAATACCAAAACAAAAGGAACGGGCAGATGTTGGCGCGAACTTATATATTCATAAACCGCAATATTCTAGGAAAGGTTACAGCGGTCAGCACTCAACTTTGTCTATACGGCAACTCCCATAAAACAAACAGCCCGGCAGCATAAACTACCGGGCTGTTTTTAGCCTGTTTTCCAGAAATCAGCCAGAAAATGATTCTTACTACCTCAGAGGCTTGGGCATGACGGGCAGGCTTTCGTGGCCTTCGGCGTCAACGGCCTGCACGGCAAAGAAGTAGTTGTCCTTGGAGTAGGGCAGAAGGGTGGTGGTGGCGTTGCCCTCTACGTAGATTTTCTTTTCCCACATGGCAGAAGAGGTTTCGCGCATGAGAATGTAATAGCCGGCCGGGCGCTCGCCTTTGGCCGGGGCTTCCCATTTTAGCTCAGTCTTGTTGGTGAGGTTGCTGGTGACCACGCCCACGTTCTCTGGGGAGTAAGGCGCCAAGGCCAGGTTAGACAAGGTAGCCAGGTTCATGGCGGTGTTCTTTCTAATATACTCAAAGTCTACATGCTCCGGGAAGTCGCCGTAGGCAATGCCTTTCTCAGTGCGCACGTTCTGGTGCTGGTACTGGTAGTTTTCGTTCATCTCACAGACGCGTATGGCCGTGAAGCCCAACTGGCTGAAGGGGGTATGGTCGCCGCCGCGCAGGAAACGGTCGGTGCGGTAGTTCAGGACCACGTCTAATTGCGGTACGTAGCGGCTGGCCATCTCCTTCATGTAGCGGGCCAGTTGGCGGCTTCGGCTGTCATTTTCGCCGCCGGTGCTTTTGCGCATGGCCGTCATTTCTGGGGTTTCCAAGGCGGGTACGCCTTCAGAGAAGATGCGCACGCGGGTATTATCCGCTAGGCCAGTCTCATCTGAAAGGGAGTTACCAATCATGTCATTGTTGAGCATGGCTACCAGGTTCCAGTTTTCTTT contains the following coding sequences:
- a CDS encoding patatin-like phospholipase family protein; amino-acid sequence: MHRSYFFSCLLLLLLGVGLQNSSAQKVGLVLSGGGAKGLAHVGVLKVLEKNQIPIDYIVGTSMGAVVGSLYAAGYSPQDIEDLVLSPKFQYWVSGKQLEDRAFNYFSLDPSPAALRLPLTLKSSLKVQTTGGLISDVNLNYALASTLAAGGAIANYDFDQLFVPFRALTAEIFTRQQIVQRKGSLADAVRNSMAVPLAFRPIRQSDGRYLFDGGLFNNFPTDVMRSEFKPDVIIGVNVGDVSFKKYPHEKDDEILGTSLVFLSFDVADTLAVGKNGILIQPDLEGYGTTDFAKVKELIDLGTQATEAKLDLVKQRINRRVDTVDLVKRRAAFQKNAPPTRFDRVRVSGLKENQNEYVRKFFRKKGDHYTIDEIEEGYYRLAANDFFRGIYPRIQFDPATKGYVLSVDAQQSNNATAEVGAVFSTRPVDNLYMGIEYRHLTKLLYTVGMNANVGRFYTAGQFGFRVNVPSKLPFYIEPSVLYSSLNYQNTSSIFDREAASTQVRQRDFKVGLQAGLSHNFRGRFVVDGAWFSNEDEYANIEDVSSDDKLDETDLSGLTTAFRFERNSLNRKMYSTKGHRAVLGLRAVQATELYRPGSTSLMLEGREEDHKWLQFSATYEGYYESENRKSSWGYFAEGMVSTQGRFSNFRSSLTSAPTFLPLPDSRTLFLDNYRATRYGAVGLRFSRNFLTKFEWRTEAFTHVIHQPLQEGPEQMALRKNSFSRPYLTASTGIIMQLPIGPAALHFIHYDNDAHRWSVFGHVGFLLYRGRNLQ
- a CDS encoding M20/M25/M40 family metallo-hydrolase → MRTFSTIALAGLCTVGVLFSAPFSQAQSIVRTDPVIKKMTEEVSAQELERLVRGLVSFETRHSLSSVKDKKKGIGAARNWAEAEMQKAAALSGGRMTVIQDKYLVKADGRRVKEDVEFANVMATLKGTDPNDDRVFIVSGHIDSRNTDVMDAVGKAPGANDDGSGTAAVIELARVMAKQSFPATIIFVCVQGEEQGLIGARHLAERAKKENWNLVAMLNNDMIGNSLSDETGLADNTRVRIFSEGVPALETPEMTAMRKSTGGENDSRSRQLARYMKEMASRYVPQLDVVLNYRTDRFLRGGDHTPFSQLGFTAIRVCEMNENYQYQHQNVRTEKGIAYGDFPEHVDFEYIRKNTAMNLATLSNLALAPYSPENVGVVTSNLTNKTELKWEAPAKGERPAGYYILMRETSSAMWEKKIYVEGNATTTLLPYSKDNYFFAVQAVDAEGHESLPVMPKPLR